The Crocosphaera sp. UHCC 0190 genome has a window encoding:
- the nblB gene encoding phycobilisome degradation protein NblB — protein MNLTPADVQSLLISENLGDRLKGVNLLRQIDPKLAFTLIQPLVTDTNERVRYAAVSQLDTLGKQDLDITLQLLRDRIQNDTELDVKAAAADVIGGLQLTQAYDDLKDLYHQTTYWLLQLSIIATLGELGEPRALELLQEALKSDNDLVRVSAVGALGELGNPEAVAILSPFVKDEDWQIRYRLVQALGRLGGEQAQTLLQELAQDPLEQVAKEAQDNLK, from the coding sequence ATGAATCTCACCCCTGCTGATGTACAATCCTTGTTAATTTCTGAAAACCTTGGCGATCGCCTCAAAGGGGTTAATTTATTACGTCAAATTGACCCAAAATTGGCCTTTACCCTAATCCAACCTTTAGTGACGGATACCAATGAAAGGGTACGCTATGCAGCGGTGAGTCAATTAGATACCCTAGGGAAACAAGATTTAGACATTACTTTACAATTGTTACGCGATCGCATACAAAATGACACCGAGCTCGATGTTAAAGCCGCCGCGGCTGATGTCATTGGTGGACTACAATTAACCCAAGCCTATGATGACTTAAAAGATCTCTATCATCAAACCACTTATTGGTTATTACAATTAAGCATTATTGCTACCCTAGGAGAATTGGGAGAACCCAGAGCCTTAGAATTACTCCAAGAAGCATTAAAATCTGACAATGATTTAGTGAGAGTTTCAGCCGTCGGTGCCTTGGGAGAATTGGGGAACCCTGAAGCGGTTGCAATTTTAAGTCCATTCGTCAAAGATGAAGATTGGCAAATTCGTTATCGACTGGTTCAAGCTTTAGGAAGATTAGGCGGCGAACAAGCTCAAACCCTGCTTCAAGAATTAGCTCAAGATCCCCTCGAACAAGTAGCAAAAGAAGCCCAAGATAATCTTAAGTGA